A single region of the Vicia villosa cultivar HV-30 ecotype Madison, WI linkage group LG4, Vvil1.0, whole genome shotgun sequence genome encodes:
- the LOC131599447 gene encoding probable aldo-keto reductase 1 isoform X2: MREIATVKLGSQGLEVSKLGFGCSGITGMYYSPISEEVGICLIKYAFNKGITFFDTADVYGSHGANEIILGKALKDLPRKEIQIATKFGIVKMEPDNIIVNGSPEYVRSCCEASLQRLGVDYIDLYYQHRVDTTIPIEDTMKELKKLVEEGKIKYIGLSEASSDTIRRANAVHPITAVQMEWSLWTREIEQDIVPLCRELGIGIVPYSPLGRGFFAGKAVTESIPSSSVLVSHPRLQGENLDKNKILYSRIQKLAEKHECTTSQLALSWILHQGDSVVPIPDKKC; the protein is encoded by the exons ATGAGAGAAATTGCTACAGTGAAGCTTGGAAGCCAAGGCTTAGAG GTTTCAAAGTTGGGATTTGGGTGTTCTGGCATCACTGGAATGTATTACTCCCCTATTTCAGAAGAGGTTGGGATCTGTTTAATCAAATATGCATTCAACAAAGGAATCACATTCTTTGATACAGCAGATGTTTATGGATCCCATGGTGCCAATGAAATCATTCTCGGAAAG GCATTGAAGGACTTACCTCGCAAAGAAATTCAGATAGCGACGAAGTTTGGAATAGTGAAAATGGAACCAGATAATATCATAGTAAATGGTTCACCAGAATATGTTCGATCATGTTGTGAAGCTAGTCTCCAACGCCTTGGAGTAGATTACATTGATCTCTATTATCAGCATCGTGTTGACACTACAATACCGATTGAGGATACT ATGAAAGAGCTTAAAAAGCTGGTGGAAGAAGGAAAGATAAAGTACATTGGATTATCTGAAGCTAGTTCTGATACCATTAGAAGAGCAAATGCTGTTCATCCTATTACTGCTGTTCAAATGGAGTGGTCCCTTTGGACTCGCGAAATTGAGCAGGATATTGTTCCACTTTGCAG GGAACTTGGAATTGGAATAGTACCATACAGCCCTTTAGGCCGCGGATTTTTCGCGGGCAAGGCTGTCACAGAAAGCATACCTTCAAGTAGTGTTCTG GTTTCGCATCCAAGGTTACAAGGGGAAAATCTTGACAAGAACAAGATCTTATATTCTAGAATACAAAAGTTGGCAGAGAAACATGAATGTACAACTTCACAACTTGCTCTTTCGTGGATTCTTCATCAAGGAGACTCTGTGGTACCAATCCCTG ACAAAAAATGTTGA
- the LOC131599447 gene encoding probable aldo-keto reductase 1 isoform X1, which translates to MREIATVKLGSQGLEVSKLGFGCSGITGMYYSPISEEVGICLIKYAFNKGITFFDTADVYGSHGANEIILGKALKDLPRKEIQIATKFGIVKMEPDNIIVNGSPEYVRSCCEASLQRLGVDYIDLYYQHRVDTTIPIEDTMKELKKLVEEGKIKYIGLSEASSDTIRRANAVHPITAVQMEWSLWTREIEQDIVPLCRELGIGIVPYSPLGRGFFAGKAVTESIPSSSVLVSHPRLQGENLDKNKILYSRIQKLAEKHECTTSQLALSWILHQGDSVVPIPGTTKTKNVDSNVGSLEVKLSNDDLEEITDAIPISEVAGDRTTDINVKCSWKYANTPPKA; encoded by the exons ATGAGAGAAATTGCTACAGTGAAGCTTGGAAGCCAAGGCTTAGAG GTTTCAAAGTTGGGATTTGGGTGTTCTGGCATCACTGGAATGTATTACTCCCCTATTTCAGAAGAGGTTGGGATCTGTTTAATCAAATATGCATTCAACAAAGGAATCACATTCTTTGATACAGCAGATGTTTATGGATCCCATGGTGCCAATGAAATCATTCTCGGAAAG GCATTGAAGGACTTACCTCGCAAAGAAATTCAGATAGCGACGAAGTTTGGAATAGTGAAAATGGAACCAGATAATATCATAGTAAATGGTTCACCAGAATATGTTCGATCATGTTGTGAAGCTAGTCTCCAACGCCTTGGAGTAGATTACATTGATCTCTATTATCAGCATCGTGTTGACACTACAATACCGATTGAGGATACT ATGAAAGAGCTTAAAAAGCTGGTGGAAGAAGGAAAGATAAAGTACATTGGATTATCTGAAGCTAGTTCTGATACCATTAGAAGAGCAAATGCTGTTCATCCTATTACTGCTGTTCAAATGGAGTGGTCCCTTTGGACTCGCGAAATTGAGCAGGATATTGTTCCACTTTGCAG GGAACTTGGAATTGGAATAGTACCATACAGCCCTTTAGGCCGCGGATTTTTCGCGGGCAAGGCTGTCACAGAAAGCATACCTTCAAGTAGTGTTCTG GTTTCGCATCCAAGGTTACAAGGGGAAAATCTTGACAAGAACAAGATCTTATATTCTAGAATACAAAAGTTGGCAGAGAAACATGAATGTACAACTTCACAACTTGCTCTTTCGTGGATTCTTCATCAAGGAGACTCTGTGGTACCAATCCCTG GAACAACCAAGACAAAAAATGTTGATAGTAATGTTGGTTCATTAGAAGTGAAGCTGAGCAATGATGACTTGGAGGAAATTACAGATGCAATACCAATATCTGAAGTAGCAGGGGATCGAACTACTGATATTAATGTTAAATGCTCTTGGAAGTATGCTAATACTCCACCTAAAGCATAG
- the LOC131599451 gene encoding perakine reductase-like: MGDIPRVKLGSQGLEVSKLGFGCSGITRKYSAHVPEEVAISLIKYAFNKGITFFDTANVYGSHGTNEIILGKSLKDLPREEIQIATKFGIVKMEPDNIIVNGTPEYVRSCCEASLRRLGVDYIDLYYQHRVDTSIPIEDTMKELKKLVEEGKIKYIGLSEASHDTIRRAHVIHPITAVQMEWSLWTREIEQDIIPLCRELGIGIVPYSPLGRGFFAGKAVPESIPTDSSFLFSNPRLQEENLDKNKILYSRIQKLAEKHKCTTSQLALSWILHQGDFVVPIPGTTKTKNVDDNVGSFEVKFSKDELKEITDAIPISEVAGYRIADIFVKCSWKFANTPPKA, encoded by the exons ATGGGAGATATTCCTAGAGTGAAGCTTGGTAGCCAAGGCCTAGAG GTTTCAAAGTTGGGGTTTGGGTGCTCTGGCATCACCAGAAAATATTCCGCCCATGTTCCAGAAGAAGTTGCCATCTCTTTGATCAAATATGCCTTTAACAAAGGAATCACCTTCTTTGATACAGCAAATGTTTATGGATCCCATGGAACCAACGAAATCATTCTCGGAAAG TCATTGAAGGACTTACCTCGCGAAGAAATTCAGATTGCGACCAAGTTTGGAATAGTGAAAATGGAACCAGACAATATCATAGTAAATGGTACACCAGAATATGTTCGATCATGTTGTGAAGCTAGTCTCCGACGCCTTGGAGTAGATTACATTGATCTCTATTATCAACATCGTGTTGACACTTCAATACCGATTGAGGATACT ATGAAAGAGCTTAAAAAGTTGGTGGAAGAAGGAAAGATAAAGTACATAGGATTATCTGAAGCCAGCCATGACACAATTAGGAGGGCACATGTTATTCATCCTATTACTGCTGTTCAAATGGAGTGGTCCCTTTGGACTCGCGAAATCGAGCAGGATATTATTCCACTTTGCAG GGAACTTGGAATTGGAATAGTACCATACAGCCCTCTAGGCCGCGGATTTTTCGCTGGCAAGGCTGTCCCTGAAAGCATACCTACAGATAGTAGCTTTCTG TTTTCAAATCCAAGGTTACAAGAAGAGAATCTTGACAAGAACAAGATCTTATATTCTAGGATACAAAAATTGGCAGAGAAGCATAAATGTACAACTTCACAACTTGCTCTTTCATGGATTCTTCATCAAGGAGACTTTGTGGTACCCATACCTG GAACAACGAAGACAAAGAATGTTGATGATAATGTAGGTTCCTTTGAAGTGAAGTTCAGCAAGGATGAGTTGAAGGAGATTACAGATGCAATACCAATATCTGAGGTGGCAGGGTATAGAATTGCTGATATTTTTGTTAAATGCTCATGGAAGTTTGCTAATACTCCACCAAAAGCATAG
- the LOC131599450 gene encoding uncharacterized protein LOC131599450 yields the protein MANPYYQSFPPPYVSVPSPFYYHNVSPYYSTVTTIQPTSSNPYISYQPEPQNSNLQSETFYQDLETLKQYLIETHELSNKYREELKEQIQKLSDSFKKSQNFLKEKYALKKYSGRLKETKAEPKVEEIDFLQKSVKNRTTSQFSKSPSLTHYSLQIQAMEKITITMATDTPATTKKDGRGKPKTKSISRSTKAGLQFPVGRFARFLKAGRYTQHVSSGSPVYLSAILEHLCAEILELTGNATRDNKKLSDPKRPYKKLQDQQLLPAKSTDVKRPPMKPPDFTMNTRESFDFVFMLSNPEQHHTFIFDPGGKKSFFFSASI from the coding sequence ATGGCAAATCCATACTACCAATCTTTCCCTCCTCCATATGTTAGTGTTCCATCACCATTTTATTATCACAACGTTTCTCCTTATTACTCTACTGTCACAACTATACAACCTACTTCATCTAACCCATATATTTCATACCAACCAGAACCCCAAAATTCCAATTTACAATCAGAAACATTTTACCAAGACTTGGAAACTCTGaaacaatatttgattgaaactcaTGAGTTATCAAACAAATATAGAGAAGAGTTGAAAGAACAAATTCAGAAGCTTTCTGATTCATTCAAAAAGTCACagaattttttgaaagaaaaatatgcTTTGAAGAAATACTCAGGAAGACTCAAAGAAACGAAAGCAGAACCAAAAGTTGAAGAAATTGATTTCTTACAGAAATCTGTCAAAAATAGAACAACATCGCAATTCTCAAAATCACCATCTCTTACACATTATTCACTGCAAATTCAAGCAATGGAAAAAATTACAATTACAATGGCTACAGATACACCTGCAACAACCAAAAAAGATGGAAGAGGAAAACCAAAAACCAAATCCATTTCAAGATCAACCAAAGCTGGTCTCCAGTTCCCCGTCGGCCGTTTTGCTCGCTTCCTCAAAGCAGGTCGTTACACTCAACACGTCAGTTCTGGTTCACCGGTTTACCTCTCTGCCATTCTGGAACACCTCTGCGCTGAGATTTTGGAACTTACGGGTAACGCTACAAGGGATAACAAAAAATTATCAGATCCGAAACGACCATACAAAAAATTACAGGATCAACAACTGTTGCCGGCGAAATCAACTGATGTGAAGCGGCCACCGATGAAACCACCTGATTTTACGATGAACACGCGTGAAAGCTTCGATTTTGTATTCATGCTTTcgaatccagaacaacatcacaCTTTCATTTTTGATCCCGGTGGTAAgaaatccttttttttttcagCGTCCATTTAA